One Archocentrus centrarchus isolate MPI-CPG fArcCen1 chromosome 14, fArcCen1, whole genome shotgun sequence DNA window includes the following coding sequences:
- the sod1 gene encoding superoxide dismutase [Cu-Zn] isoform X1 — protein MVLKAVCVLKGAGETSGTVYFEQESDSAPVKVTGEIKGLTPGEHGFHVHAFGDNTNGCISAGPHFNPYNKKHAGPKDAERSPSFVNRHVGDLGNVTAGADNVAKIDITDSVIKLTGADSIIGRTMVIHEKADDLGKGGDEESLKTGNAGGRLACGVIGITQ, from the exons ATGGTGCTTAAAGCGGTCTGTGTTTTGAAAGGAGCTGGCGAGACCAGCGGGACAGTTTATTTTGAGCAAGAG AGTGATTCAGCCCCCGTGAAAGTGACAGGAGAAATCAAAGGCCTCACCCCTGGTGAGCATGGTTTCCATGTCCATGCTTTTGGCGATAACACAAATG GGTGCATTAGTGCAGGCCCACACTTCAATCCCTACAACAAGAAGCATGCTGGTCCTAAGGATGCAGAAAG gtccCCCTCCTTTGTAAACAGACATGTTGGAGACCTGGgaaatgtgactgcaggagcAGATAATGTTGCCAAGATAGACATCACTGACAGTGTGATCAAGCTCACAGGTGCCGACTCCATCATTGGAAGAACTATGGTG ATCCATGAGAAGGCTGATGACCTGGGTaaaggaggagatgaagagagCCTGAAGACTGGTAATGCTGGTGGACGTCTGGCCTGTGGAGTCATTGGCATTACCCAGTAA
- the sod1 gene encoding superoxide dismutase [Cu-Zn] isoform X2: MVLKAVCVLKGAGETSGTVYFEQESDSAPVKVTGEIKGLTPGEHGFHVHAFGDNTNGCISAGPHFNPYNKKHAGPKDAERHVGDLGNVTAGADNVAKIDITDSVIKLTGADSIIGRTMVIHEKADDLGKGGDEESLKTGNAGGRLACGVIGITQ; encoded by the exons ATGGTGCTTAAAGCGGTCTGTGTTTTGAAAGGAGCTGGCGAGACCAGCGGGACAGTTTATTTTGAGCAAGAG AGTGATTCAGCCCCCGTGAAAGTGACAGGAGAAATCAAAGGCCTCACCCCTGGTGAGCATGGTTTCCATGTCCATGCTTTTGGCGATAACACAAATG GGTGCATTAGTGCAGGCCCACACTTCAATCCCTACAACAAGAAGCATGCTGGTCCTAAGGATGCAGAAAG ACATGTTGGAGACCTGGgaaatgtgactgcaggagcAGATAATGTTGCCAAGATAGACATCACTGACAGTGTGATCAAGCTCACAGGTGCCGACTCCATCATTGGAAGAACTATGGTG ATCCATGAGAAGGCTGATGACCTGGGTaaaggaggagatgaagagagCCTGAAGACTGGTAATGCTGGTGGACGTCTGGCCTGTGGAGTCATTGGCATTACCCAGTAA
- the scaf4a gene encoding SR-related and CTD-associated factor 4, producing MDAVNAFNHELFSLMDSKPPISRAKMISITKSAIKAMKLYKHVVQIVEKFIKKCKPEYKVAGLYVVDSIVRQSRHQFGPDKDVFGPRFTKNITGTFENLCLCPIEDRSKIVRVLNLWQKNGVFKIEVIQPLLDMAAGSSSGAASNTGTDEPGSPPPPAKEPVTVVTANSTMTSATQLHNSDAFAAVAQLFQTSQGQQLQQMLQNFQQQPVKPEANTQPPLQTTQTQAPNVSIGLGVVVPQPPLPSQATQPTQPAQQKTAFDKKLLDRFDYDDEPEVGEETKKDEISSQPPFMQQSPAFPQHMEHFKPQIIMSQELSQQVPLPPNGQLQVCGLPPGQSFPAAMPPMGHALPGLPLSGSSGPPGFPGVYPPQNAAQQQQDLSMDVDHSSMRDGRHGRRSHSGSRSPKRRRSRSNSRTRRSRHRRSRSRSRDRRHHSPRSRSQERREREKERERRQKGLPPIKSETVSICSTTLWVGQLDKRTQQQDVACLLEEFGQIESINMIPPRGCAYIVMIHRQDAFRALQKLSRGTFKVNQKAIKIAWALNKGIKADFKQYWDVELGVTYIPWSKVREDQLEELKEGGMLDLDSLSPEWSGARKALDHPDELTHNGRSEQQQPEETQGVPVPAPVAPPAQVPPMQQPMVGVGSLQPPVFPGHIGMPPPSFPPGVPPPPFIRPGFNPMQMPPGFPLPGSMPLGPPPPSKSGVEEPPLDPAGLGNRKNDEALEGPNIFNNQMGSMVNQVGLPPGAPPGGPLGGPPGGPLGAPPGGPLGAPPGGPLGVPPGGPPGAPPTGPPGGPPGGHPGSIPPPSGGLLGARPGLIPLQRPPVPPPTHMQRFPPPHGPRPPHPGMPPMPPQMIPRGPHPQMMQHHEPPPTKGGFGMPPLHNLRAPFPHGHGPPPQGPPPFIRPGGPRGLEGPEEMDSRPFRGDRPGFRDREIERDRDWDRDRDRERDRGFGGGRRPFGDGGRGAGGDKMDGRDRLGGWQEDGGDHRSGGWERDRDRDRDRDRDRERDRDRDRDRRDWRERRSSLDSDRERGRSDDGERERARGEGTERGRGEGGSRERGRGAEAKGDRPRRSDRRERTTRWDKDDRLAELENMDRYRTSNSTEQPCVTPVVTKETSKEPGMEASEKKPESELIAPPPEGTACTGDAMPSKPAQSEPTETKEEAAS from the exons ATGGATGCCGTCAACGCCTTTAACCACGAG TTGTTCTCATTGATGGACTCCAAACCCCCAATATCTCGGGCAAAAATGATCTCCATCACCAAATCTGCCATCAAAGCTATGAAA CTCTACAAACATGTGGTCCAGATTGTAGAAAAGTTCATAAAAAAG tgtAAGCCTGAGTATAAGGTAGCAGGCTTGTATGTGGTGGATTCCATTGTTAGACAGTCCAGACACCAGTTTGGACCAGACAAGGATGTGTTTGGTCCAAGGTTCACCAAAAACATTACAGGAACTTTTGAGAACCTCTGCCTTTGCCCCATAGAAGACAGG AGTAAGATTGTGCGGGTGTTGAACCTGTGGCAGAAGAACGGGGTGTTCAAGATAGAGGTTATTCAGCCCCTCTTGGATATGGCAGCTGGCTCTAGCAGTGGTGCTGCATCCAACACAGGCACAGATGAGCCAG GTTCTCCACCACCTCCAGCCAAAGAGCCAGTTACAGTGGTAACGGCAAACTCCACCATGACATCTGCTACTCAGCTGCATAACTCTGACGCCTTTGCTGCTGTGGCACAGCTCTTCCAGACTTCACAGGGTCAGCAG CTTCAACAGATGCTGCAGAACTTTCAGCAGCAGCCAGTGAAGCCTGAGGCCAATACCCAGCCTCCACTCCAGACTACCCAAACACAGGCCCCAAATGTCTCCATTGGACTAGGCGTGGTTGTGCCACAACCTCCCCTTCCCTCCCAGGCTACCCAACCAACCCAGCCTGCCCAGCAGAAAACAGCGTTTGACAAG AAATTGCTAGACCGGTTTGATTATGATGATGAACCAGAAGTtggagaagaaacaaaaaaagatgaaatctCTTCTCAGCCCCCTTT TATGCAGCAGTCTCCAGCCTTCCCACAGCACATGGAGCACTTTAAACCCCAGATTATCATGTCACAAGAGCTCTCACAACAG GTTCCCCTTCCTCCTAATGGTCAGCTCCAGGTTTGTGGTTTACCGCCAGGACAGAGCTTTCCTGCTGCGATGCCTCCTATGGGGCATGCACTGCCAGGGCTGCCCCTCTCTGGTTCTTCTGGGCCTCCAGGCTTCCCTGGGGTCTACCCTCCCCAGAATGCAGCACAGCAACAGCAG GATTTGTCAATGGATGTGGACCATTCATCCATGAGAGATGGCAGACATGGCCGAAGATCACACTCAGGCTCCAG ATCTCCAAAGCGAAGGAGATCACGGTCCAATTCCCGTACACGTCGATCCAGGCACAGGCGATCCCGCTCACGCTCCAGAGACAGACGCCACCACTCACCGCGCTCACGCTCGCAGGAGCGccgggagagagagaaagagagagagagacggcagAAAGGCCTTCCACCAATCAAGAGCGAGACAGTGAGCA tTTGCAGTACAACTCTCTGGGTGGGCCAGCTGGACAAGAGAACACAGCAGCAAGATGTTGCCTGTTTACTAGAGGAGTTTGGGCAGATAGAGTCAATCAAT ATGATCCCTCCACGTGGCTGTGCTTATATTGTCATGATACATAGGCAAGATGCCTTCAGGGCTCTACAGAAGCTCAGTAGAGGAACATTCAAAGTTAACCAGAAAGCCATCAAG aTTGCTTGGGCTTTGAACAAAGGCATAAAGGCTGACTTTAAGCAGTACTGGGATGTGGAGCTGGGTGTCACCTACATACCTTGGTCTAAAGTCAGAGAGGATCAGTTAGAGGAGCTCAAAGAAGGAGGCATGCTTGATTTGGACTCTTTATcaccag agTGGAGTGGGGCAAGGAAGGCACTTGACCACCCAGATGAGCTCACACACAATGGCCGTTCAGAGCAACAGCAGCCAGAGGAGACACAAGGAGTACCTGTGCCTGCCCCAGTTGCTCCTCCTGCAcag GTCCCTCCAATGCAGCAGCCAATGGTtggtgtgggttctctccagccTCCTGTATTTCCTGGGCACATAGGCATGCCTCCACCTTCCTTCCCTCCAGGtgtcccccctcctcctttcatcaGACCTGGCTTCAACCCAATGCAAATGCCTCCAG GTTTTCCTCTCCCAGGCTCTATGCCCCTTGGCCCCCCTCCTCCTTCCAAAAGTGGAGTTGAGGAACCCCCTCTAGATCCAGCAGGTCTGGGCAACCGGAAGAATGACGAGGCCCTTGAAGGTCCCAACATCTTTAATAACCAGATGGGATCTATGG tTAACCAGGTAGGTTTGCCTCCCGGTGCTCCTCCAGGCGGACCTCTTGGTGGTCCTCCAGGCGGACCCCTAGGTGCTCCTCCAGGCGGACCCCTAGGTGCTCCTCCAGGTGGACCTCTAGGTGTTCCTCCAGGCGGACCTCCTGGTGCTCCTCCAACTGGACCCCCAGGCGGACCCCCAGGTGGCCATCCTGGCAGCATCCCACCCCCCTCAGGCGGTCTCCTAGGGGCACGGCCTGGCTTGATCCCCCTCCAGCGTCCTCCTGTTCCCCCACCAACACACATGCAGCGTTTTCCACCACCCCATGGCCCAAGGCCACCTCACCCTGGCATGCCCCCTATGCCCCCACAAATGATTCCCAGGGGGCCACACCCACAAATGATGCAGCACCATGAGCCTCCTCCAACTAAAGGAGGCTTTGGGATGCCCCCTCTTCACAATTTAAGGGCTCCTTTCCCTCATGGACATGGCCCACCTCCTCAGGGTCCTCCTCCTTTTATCAGACCGGGTGGTCCTCGGGGTCTAGAGGGGCCAGAAGAAATGGATAGCAGACCATTCAGGGGAGACAGGCCTGGATTCAGggacagagagatagagaggGACAGAGACTGGGATCGAGACagggatagagagagagacagaggtttTGGAGGTGGCAGGCGCCCATTTGGCGATGGAGGGAGAGGAGCGGGTGGTGATAAAATGGATGGGAGAGACAGGCTTGGAGGCTGGCAGGAAGATGGAGGCGATCACCGTAGTGGAGGATGGGAAAGAGACAGAGACCGAGATCGAGACCGCGACCGTGATCGAGAACGGGATCGTGATAGAGACCGAGACAGGCGGGACTGGAGGGAGAGGCGAAGCAGCCTCGATAGCGACAGGGAACGTGGGAGGAGCGATGATGGAGAGAGGGAGCGAGCGAGGGGGGAGGgaacagaaagaggaagaggagaaggaggaagtcgcgagagaggcagaggagctgaagcaaAAGGAGACAGGCCAAGGCGGTCAGATCGGCGTGAGAGGACAACACGCTGGGACAAGGATGACCGTTTAGCCGAACTGGAAAATATGGACAGATATCGGACCTCTAACAGTACGGAGCAGCCTTGTGTGACCCCTGTGGTTACCAAGGAAACTAGTAAGGAACCAGGTATGGAAGCTTCTGAAAAGAAGCCAGAATCAGAACTTATAGCTCCGCCCCCAGAGGGAACTGCTTGTACAGGAGATGCGATGCCCTCTAAGCCGGCTCAAAGTGAGCCCacagaaacaaaagaggaagCAGCATCATAG